tacacgtaaaagcccactcgtggccatacgagtgaatgtgggagttgcagcccacgaacgcagaagaagaaggtgttgcTACTGCGGCTATGATGAAGCGATGTTCATGTCATTATCCAAACTCATTAGATGTTGCATCATCTACTTTGTCTGCTCTGTTGATCTTATGCATACATCCTTTCCACGGAACTCCTAAAGTATTTGTTTTATCTTTCAACACGGGACATTAAAATTCTTCTCACCAGCATAGTTTAACCTCAGTACTCTCTTAAGATGATGAATGCAAGATCTTAACATAATCAGCCATCAGTATCACTGTtaatcgaagaaaaaaaagaagacaataactCAAGCAAGGGAAAAGGATACACTTCACAGACCACACTGGGAAAGACTCGATCAACGAATATCTGCTGAGATCATTAAGCCAAATAGTTCCCAGAGAGAAAGGTTTGTGTTATACATACTTCACGCCCAATCCTTTCTAAATAATGCATACTTCACGCCCAATCCTTTCTAAATAATGCATACTTCATGCCCAATCCTTTCTAAATAATGCATACTTCATGCCCAATCCTTTCTAAATAATGCATACTTCATGCCCAATCCTTTCTAAATGCATACTTCACGCCCAATCCTTTCTAAATAATACATACTTCATGCCCAATCCTTTCTAAATGCATACTTCACGCCCAATCCTTTCTAAATAATGCATACTTCACGCCCAATCCTTTCTAAATAATGCATACTTCATGCCCAATCCTTTCTAAATAATGCATACTTCACGCCCAATCCTTTCTAAATAATGCATACTTCATGCCCAATCCTTTCTAAATGCATACTTCACGCCCAATCCTTTCTAAATAATACATACTTCATGCCCAATCCTTTCTAAATGCATACTTCACGCCCAATCCTTTCTAAATAATGTATGCTTCATGCCCAGTTCTGTctcccaagatttttttttaatattctgtgTGAAATTAATCTTTCACACAACCAGTCAGGGTCAGTCTCAGTAAATTTTACCTGCCCATCAACAGAATGTTCACAACATCTCCAGTTGACATCACTATGACCACCGCTTGATTCAAACAGGGATGAAAACAAACATGCAACCAAGATTTAGGACACCTGTACAATGTACAATCAACACAACTTCATGAAACTGGCAGTCTCAAGATAGAATCAATAATCTTCACTTTACTGACAATCTTTGCACACTGAACCAACCTTCGTTCTGCTGGCATTCTTTAAAACAGCTacttggacaaaaaaaaagagtaaaatacaATGTCTTCCATCCAAGATGCTCTCTGTCCATCATTATTCAAAGACACAATGCATACACGGGAAGAATCTGAACAAATATGTAACACCATTCAAAGTTTATAATTAGCCATACAAATACCTgtatcaaatacaaatacacaaaatataaccTTCATAAATACAGATATCAAAATAAAAGGCCATAGAAaatgaggatatatatatatatcacatacgaTACTGTGCAGGATCACAAACCACACTGCAAGATGCAGGCGTGTCAATCTGTCGTTAGAGGCAGCTACTTTCTGAGCTGTTCTGTCCACGAGTTGGGAGCCACTGGTcaccacacagatagacagacagacagatagatgaatcGTAAGAAAGAtatccaaccaaccaaacaaaaaaaatctttttacccACAGAATTTATTGTAATTCACTGCTCTCCAGgcctctcaaggcctggctaagcgcgttgggttatgctgctggtcaggcatctgcttggcagatgtggtgtagcatatatggatttgtccgaacgcagtgacgcctccttgagctactgaaaactgaaactctccagGCCTTCATAGTTTTTCGTAAGACTTGTTTTCAAACTCTGAACTCTACACAGAGCGACAGACTGTATCAGCAGAGGAACATGAAGCCAGTTTCAGAACTTTTCCAAATCAACGGAGTTCCTGACTTCCATGAAAGGAAAACTGTGATGTCATCACTCCCCCCTAAACACCAGACAATagtgattttaactctctccatacgaacggcgaaagagatgacgttaacagcgtttcaccccaattaccatcatcaaaatattgcaagccgaaggctcttatactgaagaggtgaatgttgacaaataataccacaattctgatgacggatgctaaaggttgggtcattcagacacccactggacatccgaggggtctgtgtagaggagaagaaaggactggccgtactgagagagttaaaataaGGAAGAAAACTATCCAAAAAATACTCAGTAGTCAATAACTGATCTCTGCAAGTTATGCTTGGGGGGAACTCTGAAGGATGCAAGGGAGATTATCCTTGGGGGGACTCTGAAGGATGCAAGGGAGATTATCCTTGGGGGACTCTGAAGGATGCAAGGGAGATTATCCTTGGGGGACTCTGAAGGATGCCGGGAGGATAAAGACCTGAGCAAGGTATGAGTGGTCAGTTTAGTTCTTTGTCCATTCTCATCTAAAAACAAACCTACACAAAATTCTCCAGCATTCTGAGGAAACTGGCAGCACAGCCAATCAGGTCAACAACAAATGACCACAGGTTCTACAGGAAAAGgattttgtttagttgtttttttgtgtgtgtgtgtgttttgttttccttgaGTGACAAAACTGCTTCtgtggtttcagtcagtcacaaGCACTGTTTGATGATCATTATTCCTACTGATATATAGTGCTGTTTGATGATCATTATTCCTACTGATATATAGTGCTGTTTGATGATCATTATTCCTACTGATATATAGTGCTGTTTGATGATCATTATTCCTACTGATATACAGTGCTGTTTGATGATCATTATTCCTACTGATATATAGTGCTGTTTGATGATCATTATTCCTACTGATATATAGTGCTGTTTGATGATCATTATTCCTACTGATATATAGTGCTGTTTGATGATCATTATTCCTACTGATATATAGTGCTGTTTGATGATCATTATTCCTACTGATACATAGTGCTGTTTGATGATCATTATTCCTACTGATATATAGTGCTGtttgattatcattattcctACTGATACATAGTGCTGTTTGATGATCATTATTCCTACTGATATATAGTGCTGTTTGATGATCATTATTCCTACTGATATATAGTGCTGtttgattatcattattcctACTGATATATAGTGCTGTTTGATGATCATTATTCATACTGATATATAGTGCTGTTTGATGATCATTATTCATACTGATATACAGTGCTGTTTGATGATCATTATTCCTACTGATATATAGTGCTGTTTGATGATCATTATTCCTACTGATATATAGTGCTGTTTGATGATCATTATTCCTACTGATATATAGTGCTGTTTGATGATCATTATTCATACTGATATATAGTGCTGTTTGATGATCATTATTCATACTGATATACAGTGCTGTTTGATGATCATTATTCATACTGATATATAGTGCTGTTTGATGATCATTATTCATACTGATATATAGTGCTGTTTGATGATCATTATTCATACTGATATACAGTGCTGTTTGATGATCATTATTCATACTGATATATAGTGCTGTTTGATGATCATTATTCCTACTGATATACAGTGCTGTTTGATGATCATTATTCCTACTGATATATAGTGCTGTTTGATGATCATTATTCCTACTGATATATAGTGCTGTTTGATGATCATTATTCCTACTGATACGTAGTGCTGTTTGATGATCATTATTCCTACTGATATATAGTGCTGtttgattatcattattcctACTGATACATAGTGCTGTTTGATGATCATTATTCCTACTGATATATAGTGCTGtttgattatcattattcctACTGATATATAGTGCTGTTTGATGATCATTATTCCTACTGATATATAGTGCTGtttgattatcattattcctACTGATATATAGTGCTGTTTGATGATCATTATTCATACTGATATATAGTGCTGTTTGATGATCATTATTCATACTGATATACAGTGCTGTTTGATGATCATTATTCCTACTGATATATAGTGCTGTTTGATGATCATTATTCCTACTGATATATAGTGCTGTTTGATGATCATTATTCCTACTGATATATAGTGCTGTTTGATGATCATTATTCATACTGATATATAGTGCTGTTTGATGATCATTATTCATACTGATATACAGTGCTGTTTGATGATCATTATTCATACTGATATATAGTGCTGTTTGATGATCATTATTCATACTGATATATAGTGCTGTTTGATGATCATTATTCATACTGATATATAGTGCTGTTTGATGATCATTATTCATACTGATATATAGTGCTGTTTGATGATCATTATTCATACTGATATACAGTGCCTGtcttcagtcggagaccaagctctcaacACTGTACAGacacacttgcacaacaggctcacTACCTGGGTACAGCCTGTGGACAGCTACCTTTAGCTACCAGTCACTTGCCTttgatttcctgtgtcattcagacaggcctcagtctctctctctctctcacacacacacacacacacacacacacacacacacaatctaccaatgatttatcagagtggatttttcttcacaaCTGGCTTGGACAGGGAAACAGACCCTTTTGTTGTAATTCTGGTGCTCCaagacctgcatgcaactgaggccacaaaaaaaaacaaaaaaaaacaaaaaaaaaaacacacacacacacttttgttgccgtagattcttttacacgcatacttaaaaaaaaaaaaaaaggggacctTGGTTTACCCCAATCTCTCGACAGATGGTGAGCCTAACATGTCATCGACGTTAAAAACATTAAAAGAGCGTGAGCACACAACCTGGGGCTGGTCAGTCCGTTTTCAACACGCTGTCCTTGTTACCGCCCTTCTTGGAGAAGAAGTCGCTGCGGAGGATGCGGTAGAAGAGCACGATGTTCATGAGGGTGAGGACGGCCAGCCCCATGCTGCCCAGAGAGTAGAAGAGCAGCGGCACCTTGTCCCTGTTGATCACGATCCACCGCGTCATCCAGGCCAGCAGGGAGATGCGGAACACCATGAAGGTGGCTGTCGAGGCAAAAGTCATGAGTGAAAAgttcaacacaaaaaacaaagcgaaACATAAAAaccgaaaatgaaaaaaaaaaaacaaaaaaaaaaaaaaaaaacccacctcttctgtTGAATGAATAAAGGTGGATGgtgatgcacatgcacacacaatcaaaaagaatctctccctcacacacacacacacacacacacacacatgcaaaaaaaaaaccctcatacacacacacaaaaaactaaatGCACATGCTTACtaaaaacacatccacacacatgtgaaaactcacacacacacacacacatacgtttttgttcttttatcaTCTCCTATCACTCTTAATGAACAGACGCaatattgaaaacaacaacaaaaacaacacacacacacacacacacacacacacacacacaacacatatacaccacaacacaaccaataaAACAGTTCTAAAGCTCAACTttaaaaacacaaccaccaccaccaccaacaccacctccacaaaaaaaaccccaccaccatcaaagaattctccttcttcttcttcttcattcatgggctgcaactcccacgttcacttgtaagtacgcaagtgggcttttatgtgtatgaccttttGTACTTTTGtacgtattactctttttgtcacaacaggtttctctgagtgaaattcgggttgctctccccagtgagagcatgtcgctacactgacagtaccaccccttttttttttttctgcctgcgatttcatttgtttttcctatccaagtggattttttttctacagaattttaaccagggacaacccttttgttgccatgggttcttttacatgcactaaatgcatgctgcaaacgcgacctcggtttatcatcttatacgaatgactagcgtccagaccaccactcaaggtctagtgaaagggggagaaaatactggcgactgccggtgtgattcgaaccagcgcgctcagattctctcgcttcctagaaggacgtgttacctctcggccatcactccactccggtttttaccccgccagtggagtgatggcctagaggtaacgcgtccgcctaggaagcgagagaatctgagggcgctggttcgaatcacggctcagccgccgatattttctccccctccattagaccttgagtggtggtctggacgctagtcattcggatgagacgataaaccgaggtcccgtgtgcagcatgcacttagcgcacgtaaaagaacccacggcagcaaaagggttgatcctgacaaaattctgtagaaaaatccacttcgacaggaaaaacaaataaaactgcacacaggaaaaaataccaaaaaaatgggtggcgctgtagtgcagcgacgcactctacctggggagagcagcccgaatttcacacagggaaatctgttgtgataaaaagaaatacaaatacaaatgtagacagccatactccattttcgggaggtATCAAAGAATCGAAATCTACAAGAAGCGAAAAAAACGACGACGCACCCAGGTTGATGAGGCTGTTGACGCGGTAGGGGACACTCTTGCGGGACACTCCGCAGATCTGCATCAGCTGTCGGATATGCAGGAAGATGGAATTGACCTCCACCAGCAGTCCCACCACCGCATACCCCACATAGAGCTGGGTCGTCACCGACACCATGTAGCATGTGAtgatctgcacacacaccacgtgcacacacacacacacacacacacatgtgcacgcacacacacacacacacacacatgtgcacacgcacacacacatagttgttagtttttcattagaaatatgttatattgttatgttttttttgtggttattttttaaacaaaacttaaatcaataattttcacacacacacacactttcacttactcgtatgcatacacagtaatcccccccccccccccccccctcctcccactcaattttttttccttccctcgtctaatatcacttacagtgaaaagacgttaaactaaagaatgaacacacacacatgcacatacacacacacacaaacatatgtgcacacaagcacagatacatTTAGTTTCTTTGAAACATATATCCAGTATTCAATTAACAAGACCAGAAATCTTGTGTGTTTTGGGTaatgtaacacatacacacactcacacacacacacacaaaaacaagcgcACACTTTtagtttctttaactctctccatacgaacggcgaaagagacgacgttaacagcgtttcatcccagttaccatcatcaaaatgttgcaagcgggaggttcttatactgaagaggtgactgttgacaaagaataccacaattctgacgacggaagctaaaggttgggtcattcagacacccactggacatccgaggggtctgggtagaggagaagagaggactggccgtactgagtgagttaaaacatataTCCAGTATTCAAATAACAAGACCAGTAATATGTGTGTTATGGGTAATGTAGCTTTGTCAATATTtgacctctctcacacacacacacatttagtttcTTTGAAACATGTATCCAATATTCAAataacaagaccagaccagaaaTGAGGGAGAAATCATTTTTAGCGTATCTCAGTTGCTGAAGTTAGAAATAAGTTCTTCTGGTCATAAACCATTCAACAGTTCGTGTGCTACCCAAAATAAAGCCCGTATGTACTACAAGAGAACACCTTATGTACTACAACTGCCAAAGATAACCCAAAataagctccacacacacacacacacacacccaccccacccccagcccccaccccaccccacccttccacccaagTGCTACAAATGTACAAGACTACGCCCAAAATAAACCCCACAAGTGCTACAACAGAATGCACAAAATACACCCCGCAAGTGCTACAAAATCAACCACATATCTGCTACAAGAGAACACCCAAAATAAACCCTGAAAGTGCAACAAGAGAAAACCAATATAAACCCCACAAGTGCTACAAGAAAACACCCAAAATAAACCCCATAAAGCAACAAGAGAATACCCAAAATAAACCCTGTCATTGCAACACAAGAACACCCAAAATAAACACTGAACATGCAACAAGAGAACACCCAAAATAAACcccaaaaagcaacaagaaaacacCCAAAATAACCCCCATAAAGCAACAAGAGAATACCCAAAATAAACCCTGTCATTGCAACACAAGAACACCCAAAATAAACACTGAACATGCAACAAGAGAACACCCAAAATAaaccccaaaaaagcaacaagagaACACCCAAAATAAACCCCAAAAAGCAACAAGAGAATACCCAAAATAAACCCTGTCATTGCAACACAAGAACACCCAAAATAAACACTGAACATGCAACAAGAGAACACCCAAAATAAACCCCAAAAAGCAACAAGAGAACACCCAAAATAAACTCTGAAATTGCAACAAGAGAACACCCAAAATAAACCCTGTCATTGCAACAAGAGAACACCCAAAATAAtaccccaaaaaaacaagagaacaccCAAAATAAACctccaaaaagcaacaacaaaaaaacacccaaaataaACCCTGTCATTGCAACAAGagaacacccaacccccccccccccccaccccccaactcccccaccccccaaaaaaacaacaagacaacaccCAAAAATACCCCCAAATGCAACAAGAGAACACCCAAAATAAACCCTCAAGTGCTTCAATAGAACACCAAAAATAAACCCCATAAGTACTTCAAGAGAACATCCAAGATATACTCCCTCAAATGTTACTCAAGAACACCCAAAATAAACCTCGCAAGTGCTACAAGAAAACACCCAAAATAAATGCCTGTATGTACTACAAGAGAACACCCATAATAAAGCCTGTATGTACAACAAAAGAACACCCAAAATAAAGCCTGCATGTACCACAAGAGATCACCTAAAATAAAACCTGTGTATGCTGCAAGTGAA
The DNA window shown above is from Babylonia areolata isolate BAREFJ2019XMU chromosome 29, ASM4173473v1, whole genome shotgun sequence and carries:
- the LOC143274928 gene encoding TLC domain-containing protein 2-like, with the translated sequence MESAAVGSGMWPESIPEAPVGVCIIFFSAFLFYMASILATKVCPRTAAHSSWRWKNITISFLHACISGPWALSCFWETPKMVEDMISTYSSFSYVLISMAVGYFVYDMIDMVVCQRTRQSLELVGHHIVIITCYMVSVTTQLYVGYAVVGLLVEVNSIFLHIRQLMQICGVSRKSVPYRVNSLINLATFMVFRISLLAWMTRWIVINRDKVPLLFYSLGSMGLAVLTLMNIVLFYRILRSDFFSKKGGNKDSVLKTD